In Pseudomonas sp. ADAK2, the genomic window CGGCCGTCCTTTTGCAGCTCGGAAAGAATCTTTCGATCAGTCCTGTCCATTTGGAAAAATCTCCCCTTATCCAGCATTCTCATAACCATCTTTGGAAATAAATACTAACAACATTTCATTATTCTTCCTCCATTCAATCTTGATCGGAGCAAGACGATGGAGAGCGTGTTGCGTCATCAGCAAGGGTGGATGAACCCATGACCTTGAGTATTTTCGTGGCCTTCTGGGCGGTGTCGATTCTGTTCGTCATCACCCCGGGCGCCGATTGGGCCTACGCGATTTCGGCGGGGTTGAAGGGGCGGGTCGTGATACCTGCCGTGGGCGGCCTGTTGTCCGGTCATTTGCTGGCAACTGTGATCGTCGCCGGTGGTGTCGGCACGCTGGTGGCCAACCACCCCGTGGCCCTGTCGGTGCTGACGGTTGCCGGGGCCGGTTATCTGTTGTGGCTGGGCATCAACATGCTGGCACGCCCCGCTACGCCGCACGCCGATGGCAGTCAGGCGTCGGGCTCGTGGAAGCGCTGGGCGCTCAAGGGCCTTTGCGTGAGCGGGCTGAATCCGAAAGTGTTCCTGCTGTTCCTGGCGCTGTTGCCGCAATTTACCGACGCGACCGCTGCGTGGACGGTGCCCATGCAGATGATTGCGCTGGGGCTCGTCCATACGGTCAGCTGTGGTGTTATCTATTTGCTGGTGGGGTTTGGTTCTCAAGCGGTCTTGCAGGCACGCCCGGCGGCGGCTCGTATCGTCAGTCGTTTCTCGGGCGCGGCGATGATCATCATTGCGGTGATTCTGCTCGGTGAGCAGGTGTTGGGTTGAGTCATTTTTACAGCCGAAAATAGTGCTGCATGGCCTGGGCGAGCACGTTCACCGCCTCATCGCCCTGTGATGACGCCGAACGCATAAACACCACCTCATGCTCCGGTATGTCGGGCAAACCGTCGAGGATCTGCATGTTGTCCGTC contains:
- a CDS encoding LysE family translocator; its protein translation is MTLSIFVAFWAVSILFVITPGADWAYAISAGLKGRVVIPAVGGLLSGHLLATVIVAGGVGTLVANHPVALSVLTVAGAGYLLWLGINMLARPATPHADGSQASGSWKRWALKGLCVSGLNPKVFLLFLALLPQFTDATAAWTVPMQMIALGLVHTVSCGVIYLLVGFGSQAVLQARPAAARIVSRFSGAAMIIIAVILLGEQVLG